In Fluviispira sanaruensis, a genomic segment contains:
- a CDS encoding HAD family hydrolase produces MLWPAVTETDLIELVTEFNDEKYKICLNNKGYAGFVFFDIGSVLLDLDWDISFETYGKLFPVGTNINYYNVLEILRENHVLSDWCTGQMGAFSYAQAIMNAYRQEAKISEVNSLLSILDVKHADSLVVGALRLRVYELAKKLRDMNFAIGVLSNATTWHEVVIEKRLPVRDFFDVCIFSQDLGCEKPQRKIYEVAQYEANRFVQKKFNATLDPNDIYFIDDTPVNVRAAREMNWQTSLVNLFNDSILEKISQKKISENELKEASHIRENLLFGQSAASRVENIFKSIVTL; encoded by the coding sequence ATGTTGTGGCCTGCAGTAACAGAAACTGATCTTATCGAATTAGTTACTGAATTTAATGATGAAAAGTATAAAATTTGTTTAAATAACAAGGGATATGCTGGATTTGTTTTTTTTGATATTGGGAGCGTATTACTTGATTTAGACTGGGATATTTCCTTTGAAACCTATGGTAAACTCTTTCCCGTTGGAACAAATATTAATTATTATAACGTATTAGAAATATTGCGCGAAAATCATGTGTTGAGCGATTGGTGCACAGGGCAAATGGGGGCATTTTCATACGCTCAAGCAATTATGAACGCATATAGGCAAGAGGCTAAAATTTCAGAGGTAAACTCCCTTCTTTCCATTCTAGATGTGAAACATGCAGACAGCTTGGTCGTGGGTGCCTTGCGCCTCAGAGTGTATGAACTTGCCAAGAAATTGCGCGATATGAATTTTGCCATTGGCGTTTTGAGCAATGCCACGACTTGGCACGAGGTTGTGATTGAAAAAAGACTGCCTGTCCGAGATTTTTTTGATGTGTGTATTTTTAGTCAAGATTTAGGTTGTGAAAAACCGCAGAGAAAAATTTATGAAGTCGCTCAATATGAAGCAAATCGTTTTGTGCAAAAAAAGTTTAATGCTACACTGGATCCAAATGATATATATTTTATCGATGACACTCCTGTAAATGTTAGGGCGGCGCGTGAGATGAATTGGCAAACAAGTTTAGTTAACTTATTTAATGACTCTATCTTAGAAAAAATATCGCAAAAAAAGATTTCGGAGAATGAGCTTAAAGAAGCTTCACATATTAGAGAAAATTTATTATTTGGGCAAAGCGCTGCATCGAGAGTCGAAAATATATTCAAAAGTATTGTTACTTTATGA
- a CDS encoding PilZ domain-containing protein, with the protein MSIAKKLQKKTPKPLSQKIKLLLSDESPITGRIEKSSLNQAGIHVELTNNLNSMLEILSKEEFDIAMLDYHSYNGHGIYQIEKAKKISRNQKIKFIVTSVENFEEIKDKAYTLNTDLFLPKPIPHEKVIEEIKKIAQVNYRRSERLKYKLKAIVRYKFKEFETYSIDISADGLHLSDMDKNILPNVGLDLEIEFTLPNVDKRILVKGTVVRITEEGFGVKFQIMSLNDKKIINRFILENSSEFRSSHYYL; encoded by the coding sequence ATGTCCATTGCAAAAAAACTTCAAAAAAAAACCCCTAAACCTCTATCACAAAAAATAAAATTATTACTCTCCGATGAAAGCCCAATAACGGGACGGATAGAAAAATCCTCCCTTAATCAAGCAGGTATACATGTCGAATTGACAAACAATTTAAATAGTATGCTTGAAATATTATCAAAAGAAGAGTTTGATATCGCAATGCTTGATTATCACTCATACAATGGTCACGGCATCTATCAAATAGAAAAAGCAAAAAAAATTAGCCGCAACCAAAAAATAAAATTTATTGTCACGAGTGTCGAGAATTTTGAAGAGATTAAAGACAAAGCTTATACTCTCAACACCGATTTGTTTTTACCAAAACCCATTCCCCATGAAAAAGTTATAGAAGAAATTAAAAAAATTGCGCAAGTGAATTACCGGCGTTCTGAAAGACTCAAATATAAATTAAAGGCAATTGTGCGCTATAAATTCAAAGAATTTGAAACTTATTCTATCGACATTTCAGCAGATGGCTTACATCTCTCAGATATGGATAAAAATATTCTACCAAATGTTGGCCTTGACTTAGAAATTGAATTCACTCTGCCAAATGTCGATAAAAGGATTTTAGTTAAAGGAACAGTGGTTAGAATCACTGAAGAAGGTTTTGGAGTGAAATTCCAAATAATGAGTTTAAATGATAAAAAAATAATCAATCGATTTATTTTGGAAAATAGTTCTGAATTCCGTTCGAGTCATTATTATTTGTAA
- the fliS gene encoding flagellar export chaperone FliS, with the protein MNSKAFKAYQATNVTTAKPEKVLLMLYEGCIKFVRLAKTKMVEKKIAEKGKNISKALAIISELINTLDHEVGGQLSADLENLYIFMMDKLIEANMFNKVEDLEVVEKLLMTLFEAWTDVVNNPRPDGVPSPKLQPELYAMYLTSNSQTAKTEAPKNTQPLKPNGAAAVNLSAEVKQPALGGNVVSKK; encoded by the coding sequence ATGAATTCAAAAGCATTTAAAGCTTATCAAGCGACTAACGTAACTACAGCTAAACCAGAAAAAGTATTACTTATGCTTTATGAAGGTTGTATTAAATTTGTCAGACTTGCTAAGACAAAGATGGTAGAGAAAAAAATTGCAGAAAAAGGAAAAAATATCAGCAAAGCTCTGGCGATTATTTCTGAATTGATCAACACCCTCGATCACGAAGTCGGGGGACAACTTTCAGCCGATTTGGAAAATCTATATATTTTTATGATGGATAAATTGATAGAAGCAAATATGTTTAATAAAGTAGAAGATCTCGAAGTGGTGGAAAAACTTCTTATGACATTATTCGAAGCATGGACGGATGTTGTAAATAATCCTAGGCCAGATGGAGTGCCTAGCCCAAAATTACAACCTGAGCTTTACGCAATGTATTTAACTTCAAATAGTCAGACAGCAAAAACTGAAGCTCCAAAAAATACCCAACCCCTGAAGCCAAATGGGGCTGCTGCGGTAAATTTGTCAGCAGAAGTGAAACAACCTGCTTTGGGAGGGAATGTTGTAAGTAAAAAATAA
- the fliD gene encoding flagellar filament capping protein FliD gives MAGIRINTGSGIDPKMVDQLVEMEREPIKQLETRKKEVVNEQKSFGELKNHISALGTALNALRTKADFNKLKLTSSHPDIVDGTVDNNAPIGTYELEVRNLAHTQKLLTQTFPDKDETPVGFGYMTIEFEDGKHFDVDIDPDKSSLNDVATQINSMGQGARAIVINTKEGIEDSEEDNFRLLVMSEKSGKEAKIYIDPDTTYMEFKEQVTGRNLEMTFEDVKVYNETNKVTELFQGLVLDVKKAEPGTKVNIKIDYDVEKSLESIKKFVEAYNKANDFIDKQFQVNPDTNKAGILSKDNSLRTLRRSLQSALQYSIPNKKYQTLADVGISTDPKTGALKYDESKAKQALSEDYVGVSKLFIQTDDSTGLGIRMSDAVRGMQNQQSGVISSKDREYKRILENFDKDLATKERLATQRAEGIRRKFAVVEQLISGMNAQGQVLQQKLGGMS, from the coding sequence ATGGCTGGAATAAGAATCAATACGGGATCGGGTATTGATCCCAAAATGGTTGATCAGCTCGTAGAAATGGAACGCGAGCCCATTAAGCAGCTAGAAACACGTAAAAAAGAAGTGGTAAATGAGCAAAAATCATTTGGCGAACTCAAAAACCATATCAGTGCGCTTGGAACCGCTTTGAATGCTTTACGGACAAAGGCAGACTTTAATAAATTAAAATTAACCAGTTCTCATCCAGATATCGTTGATGGCACTGTAGATAATAATGCTCCTATTGGTACTTATGAACTCGAAGTGCGGAATTTAGCCCACACACAAAAGCTACTGACTCAAACCTTTCCTGATAAAGATGAGACTCCCGTTGGCTTTGGTTATATGACAATCGAATTTGAGGATGGCAAACATTTTGATGTCGACATCGATCCAGACAAATCATCTTTGAACGATGTTGCGACCCAAATAAACTCAATGGGGCAAGGTGCAAGAGCAATTGTTATTAACACTAAGGAAGGAATAGAGGACTCTGAAGAAGACAATTTTCGCTTACTTGTCATGTCAGAGAAATCGGGAAAAGAAGCAAAAATATATATTGATCCTGACACGACATATATGGAATTTAAAGAACAGGTCACTGGTAGAAATTTAGAAATGACTTTTGAGGATGTCAAAGTCTATAACGAAACAAATAAAGTAACTGAATTATTTCAAGGCTTGGTATTGGATGTAAAAAAAGCGGAACCAGGGACAAAAGTGAATATCAAAATTGATTATGATGTCGAAAAAAGTCTAGAAAGTATAAAGAAATTTGTGGAAGCATATAATAAAGCTAATGACTTTATTGATAAACAATTTCAAGTCAATCCAGATACAAATAAAGCCGGTATTCTTTCTAAGGATAACAGTTTAAGAACTCTGCGCCGCTCACTTCAATCTGCATTGCAATATTCCATTCCAAATAAAAAATATCAAACTTTAGCAGATGTAGGAATTTCTACCGACCCAAAAACTGGCGCATTAAAATATGACGAATCTAAAGCTAAGCAGGCATTGTCCGAAGATTATGTTGGTGTTTCAAAGCTGTTTATCCAAACAGATGATTCAACGGGGCTCGGTATTCGCATGTCGGACGCTGTGCGCGGAATGCAAAATCAGCAAAGTGGAGTGATCTCTTCAAAAGATAGAGAATACAAAAGAATTCTTGAAAATTTTGATAAAGATCTCGCTACAAAAGAAAGACTGGCAACTCAGCGAGCAGAAGGGATCAGACGGAAGTTTGCCGTGGTGGAGCAGCTTATCAGTGGAATGAATGCACAGGGACAGGTATTGCAGCAGAAATTGGGTGGCATGAGCTAA
- a CDS encoding glycosyltransferase family 4 protein: protein MLDHTNVLHINTSRSWGGLELYTINLIKKIHESGECTALYCIPGSKIAIEAEKIGVKVFNAHKQARISIKDILNLSKIIKKYNYNIIHTHTRQDVWLVSLTLFFYKNVKQIFSLYMSAPSKKGLIHRLIYGQVSAIASSSELLNENIKTNYPLKPEQVYLLRYGRDLDLYQKYPQDSEELRKKWNTSKDDIVIATMCRIDPAKGVREIAEAILHLKPEIKSKIKIWIMGEPTLLQTSPSGLPIFEPAAYELYIWLKEFVSLPTVENRIQLIPFQSDIIPFLNAMDIFVLGTYEETYSLSVIDAMSMGLPVIGTNSGGTPEQVKHLERGILVSPKSSLEIANAITKYIENPQLIIDHGANAKIWARNEHNWENKLKNLNIIYNKIWRNKL from the coding sequence ATGCTAGATCATACAAACGTTTTACACATAAACACTTCTCGCTCTTGGGGAGGACTTGAGCTTTATACCATTAACCTCATCAAGAAGATCCATGAGTCAGGCGAATGCACTGCCCTTTATTGCATACCGGGATCAAAAATTGCCATAGAAGCTGAAAAGATTGGGGTAAAGGTATTCAATGCGCACAAACAAGCACGGATTAGCATTAAAGATATATTAAATTTATCAAAAATTATAAAAAAATATAATTATAATATTATACACACTCACACCCGACAAGATGTTTGGCTCGTTTCACTGACACTCTTTTTTTATAAAAATGTAAAACAAATCTTTAGTTTGTATATGAGCGCTCCATCCAAAAAAGGCCTTATTCATCGTCTTATTTATGGTCAAGTTTCAGCAATTGCTTCTTCTTCTGAACTGTTAAATGAAAATATTAAAACCAATTATCCCCTCAAACCTGAACAAGTCTATTTATTACGCTATGGTCGGGATCTCGATCTATATCAAAAATATCCACAAGACTCTGAAGAATTACGCAAAAAATGGAATACAAGTAAAGATGATATTGTTATAGCAACGATGTGTCGTATCGATCCTGCCAAAGGAGTGCGTGAGATCGCTGAAGCAATTCTCCACCTAAAACCAGAAATCAAAAGTAAAATTAAAATATGGATTATGGGTGAGCCCACGCTATTGCAAACTTCACCTTCTGGCCTCCCTATTTTTGAGCCCGCAGCTTACGAACTGTATATATGGCTCAAAGAATTCGTAAGTTTACCCACAGTTGAAAATCGTATTCAATTGATACCTTTTCAGTCAGACATCATCCCATTTTTAAATGCAATGGATATTTTTGTCCTAGGAACTTATGAAGAAACGTATTCGCTTTCTGTGATTGATGCCATGAGTATGGGACTTCCTGTTATTGGAACAAATTCAGGTGGTACCCCAGAACAGGTTAAACATCTCGAACGTGGAATACTTGTCTCCCCTAAAAGTTCACTCGAAATTGCCAATGCAATCACCAAATATATTGAAAACCCCCAACTGATAATTGATCATGGAGCGAACGCAAAAATTTGGGCCCGAAATGAACACAATTGGGAAAATAAATTAAAAAATTTGAATATTATTTATAATAAAATTTGGAGGAATAAATTATGA
- the rffA gene encoding dTDP-4-amino-4,6-dideoxygalactose transaminase: MKIPLSKAHIPQQVYENLNQVLTSGKLSGDGTFCHTVEKKFSQILSIKHTLLTSSCTHALEMAMLLLEAKEGDEVILPSFTFTSTANAILVAGLKPVFCEIDPLTMNMDMRDVEAKVTNKTKAIIPVHYAGVACEMEKLNDICANKNIMVVEDAAHAIGAKWRGKHLGTLGDMAALSFHETKNVICGEGGALLTNNDYLAEKALIIREKGTNRSQFLRGQVDKYTWIDKGSSYILAEPLAAILDAELNIMHELNKKRESIYDFFMQELRPLAEKEIFKLPFIPADCESNYHLFHIIMRNESDKHTLIAHLRNKNIGATFHYIPLHSAPAGLKLGFKVGDLPLTEEYSQRLLRLPLYPDLSQSEMQFIIEEIYNWSKLQ; the protein is encoded by the coding sequence ATGAAAATTCCACTGTCAAAAGCCCATATCCCTCAACAAGTATATGAAAATCTCAATCAAGTGCTAACTTCTGGAAAACTTTCGGGTGATGGGACTTTTTGCCACACAGTCGAAAAAAAGTTTAGCCAAATACTTTCTATTAAACACACTCTACTCACATCTTCGTGCACACATGCCCTCGAAATGGCCATGTTACTTTTGGAAGCCAAAGAAGGAGATGAAGTCATTCTCCCTTCTTTTACATTCACCTCAACTGCCAATGCTATTTTAGTCGCAGGACTCAAACCTGTTTTTTGTGAAATCGATCCTCTGACCATGAATATGGATATGCGCGATGTGGAAGCTAAGGTAACAAATAAAACCAAAGCAATTATTCCTGTCCACTATGCGGGTGTAGCATGTGAAATGGAAAAACTAAACGATATTTGTGCCAACAAAAATATTATGGTTGTGGAAGATGCTGCCCATGCAATTGGCGCAAAATGGCGAGGAAAACATCTTGGTACTCTAGGAGATATGGCTGCATTAAGTTTTCACGAAACAAAAAATGTTATTTGCGGTGAGGGAGGGGCACTCCTGACAAACAATGATTATCTTGCAGAGAAAGCACTTATTATTCGCGAAAAAGGCACGAATCGATCACAGTTTCTCCGTGGACAAGTTGATAAATACACATGGATTGACAAAGGCTCAAGCTATATTCTAGCAGAACCATTAGCAGCTATTCTCGATGCTGAACTTAATATTATGCATGAATTAAACAAAAAAAGAGAATCAATTTATGATTTCTTTATGCAAGAATTAAGACCACTCGCTGAGAAAGAGATTTTTAAACTCCCATTCATACCTGCAGATTGTGAAAGCAATTATCACTTATTTCATATTATAATGCGCAATGAAAGTGATAAACATACTCTTATTGCCCATTTACGCAATAAAAATATTGGAGCCACTTTTCATTATATTCCTTTGCACAGTGCTCCAGCAGGCCTCAAACTCGGGTTTAAAGTTGGAGATTTACCTCTGACAGAAGAATATTCTCAAAGACTTTTGCGCCTACCTTTGTATCCCGATTTATCACAAAGCGAAATGCAATTTATAATTGAAGAAATTTATAATTGGAGCAAATTACAATAA
- the upp gene encoding uracil phosphoribosyltransferase: MSKHSQKEQFKNVNIINHPLLTHSLSTLRRKETNSSEFRRILAEMSRLMAYECSRDLSMKTYPIETPLEKTDCSFICEDVTIVSVMRAGMGMLDGFMQMFPLSKVGHIGIYRDKFLNNTVEYYFRLPDDIEGNKIFLLDPLLATGATVVAAIERLKQYGVKEIRFNCLLASPEGLEILQNVHPDVQIYCLSIERTMNEKGYLLPGLGDAGDRIYGTL; encoded by the coding sequence ATGTCAAAGCACTCTCAGAAAGAGCAATTTAAAAATGTCAATATCATTAATCATCCATTACTTACACATTCTCTCTCAACTTTAAGAAGAAAAGAAACAAATTCGAGCGAATTCCGGAGAATTTTAGCAGAAATGAGCCGCTTGATGGCTTATGAATGCTCACGCGACCTGTCAATGAAAACTTATCCAATTGAAACTCCACTCGAAAAAACAGATTGTTCCTTTATTTGCGAAGATGTTACTATTGTTTCTGTGATGCGCGCTGGAATGGGGATGCTCGACGGTTTTATGCAAATGTTTCCCCTTTCTAAAGTTGGACATATTGGTATTTATCGCGATAAATTTTTAAACAATACTGTTGAATATTATTTTCGCTTACCAGACGATATAGAGGGTAATAAAATCTTTTTACTAGATCCTCTCCTTGCTACGGGAGCCACAGTCGTTGCAGCTATAGAACGACTTAAACAGTATGGAGTAAAAGAAATCCGCTTTAATTGCTTGCTTGCCTCACCAGAAGGTCTCGAAATTCTTCAAAATGTCCACCCTGATGTGCAAATTTATTGTCTCTCAATAGAAAGAACTATGAATGAGAAAGGCTATCTGCTACCAGGTTTGGGAGACGCGGGAGATCGCATCTATGGAACTTTATAA
- the udk gene encoding uridine kinase: MQKKIKIIAISGGSGSGKTTAARRLQKMLEIDHCKILSQDNYYIDQSKNFKGDGTVNFDHPDAIDFNLMADHLSDLINNKTIQIPIYDFTTHKRKNETISFQPTKVIIVDGILILSQEKLRSFFDASLFLDIPEQIRFERRLKRDVEERGRSPEGVKIQFYSLVKPMHDAFVQPSIEFATYIANNEITLNLALDEIKNFVN; encoded by the coding sequence TTGCAGAAAAAAATAAAAATTATTGCTATCTCAGGTGGGAGTGGATCTGGTAAAACAACAGCCGCACGTCGTTTACAAAAAATGCTCGAAATAGATCATTGTAAAATCCTGAGTCAAGATAATTATTATATCGACCAAAGTAAAAATTTTAAAGGAGATGGAACTGTTAACTTTGACCATCCCGATGCCATAGATTTTAATTTAATGGCAGATCATTTATCTGATCTTATTAATAATAAAACAATTCAAATTCCAATTTACGATTTTACGACCCACAAACGAAAAAACGAAACTATTTCTTTTCAACCCACCAAGGTTATCATTGTTGATGGCATTCTTATTCTCTCCCAAGAAAAATTAAGATCCTTTTTTGATGCTTCGTTATTTCTTGATATTCCAGAACAAATACGATTTGAGCGCCGTTTAAAGCGCGATGTAGAAGAGCGAGGCAGAAGTCCAGAAGGAGTTAAAATACAATTTTATTCATTAGTAAAACCTATGCATGACGCATTTGTGCAGCCATCAATTGAGTTTGCTACATATATTGCAAATAATGAAATCACACTCAACCTTGCACTTGATGAAATAAAAAATTTTGTCAATTAA
- a CDS encoding thioredoxin domain-containing protein, protein MFSSSLRFFKLKKLQNLSALTLVSLALVGCQTRTSKNVLNNDDVLGSFDSKKIKISELSAAERNELFNAQKKLYETAEFILQKHYMDEWFANYQKQNKLSSLEEAKDDFYKKNISINDDVVKNFIAQNSANPQMQQIPENEREKLVKRYLTQMEKEKAEQKILQQANEEGKIKVIALERPKEPVVKFSDLGYKYDPSLKNPKITIVEAADYQCPYCVQAHGPIQKILDEYKGKVQFVFRDFPLTQIHPQALPAAIAAKCANEQGKYWEMHKLLFSRAPMAPLAADAYPKFAEELKLNLTAFNTCFADEKKEHAKSIMADLEEMSSLGVNATPSIYINGEKYENNLSFESLKKEIDSRLASAK, encoded by the coding sequence ATGTTTTCGAGCTCATTACGATTCTTTAAATTAAAAAAATTGCAAAACCTTTCTGCATTAACATTGGTTTCGCTCGCTCTTGTGGGCTGTCAAACACGTACTTCCAAAAACGTTTTAAATAATGATGATGTTCTTGGTTCATTCGATTCTAAAAAAATCAAAATCTCAGAACTCTCTGCAGCTGAGCGCAATGAATTATTCAATGCGCAAAAAAAGCTTTATGAAACCGCGGAGTTTATTTTACAAAAACATTATATGGATGAATGGTTCGCCAATTATCAAAAACAGAATAAACTCTCTTCACTTGAAGAAGCAAAAGATGATTTTTATAAAAAGAATATAAGTATTAATGATGATGTTGTTAAAAACTTCATCGCACAAAATTCCGCCAATCCTCAAATGCAACAAATTCCTGAAAATGAGCGAGAAAAACTAGTTAAGCGTTATCTCACCCAAATGGAAAAAGAAAAAGCAGAACAAAAAATCTTGCAACAAGCGAATGAAGAAGGAAAAATAAAGGTCATTGCACTTGAAAGACCCAAAGAACCTGTGGTTAAATTTTCCGATCTTGGCTACAAATACGATCCATCATTGAAAAATCCTAAAATAACAATTGTTGAAGCTGCAGATTATCAGTGCCCTTACTGTGTACAAGCTCACGGACCCATTCAAAAAATTCTTGATGAATATAAAGGAAAAGTTCAATTCGTGTTCCGTGATTTCCCATTGACACAAATTCATCCGCAAGCTTTACCAGCAGCCATTGCCGCAAAATGCGCCAATGAACAAGGTAAATACTGGGAAATGCACAAATTACTATTTTCCCGTGCGCCTATGGCCCCTTTAGCTGCCGACGCTTATCCCAAATTTGCAGAAGAACTCAAACTCAATCTTACGGCATTCAACACGTGCTTCGCAGATGAGAAAAAAGAACACGCAAAATCAATTATGGCTGACCTTGAAGAAATGAGTTCACTCGGCGTAAATGCAACACCATCGATTTATATCAACGGTGAAAAATATGAAAATAATTTAAGTTTTGAAAGTTTAAAGAAAGAAATTGATTCTCGTTTAGCGTCTGCTAAGTAA
- a CDS encoding methyl-accepting chemotaxis protein, with product MLNKLSIKQKIIYWNIFIIILFTLTLIYLGNASINRLMDEKRTQLRNLSNALGAVVVQYIKLEKEGKLSHEEAVTRVKTTVNAARYDGDNYFFIGDYDMRQIVNPKRPKDDGVIQSSAQYKKFVEISLKNTGPEFLSYFTTKPGSTENFPKLTYLIPIPEWKWYIGTGIYIDDVDRAKNNNIIQLVTITTFITILLMFGGTKIANYISKPLSNLTNLLKESSDKMEEESTQLTKMSEDVGKSSNEQASSIQGTAAAISEVTSMIARTSTLTFNSEKLSQTINNRTEMGNTAVKDMVSAMEAIQEAGQKLSEIEAIIIQIENKAMIINDIVTKTELLSLNASIESARAGEHGKGFAVVAEEVGNLAKTSGKSSNEIRDLLNKSREKVKSILELTISRVTEGQSKTIEVSNIFDQIIIDVKEINTQMSQITEATKEQEIGVKQISEAMTKIDLSAINNLKSAESSIRSSSKVLEISHALKTISSKTEEIVLGQK from the coding sequence ATGCTAAACAAATTAAGTATTAAACAAAAAATAATTTATTGGAACATTTTCATAATTATTCTATTTACTCTTACATTAATTTATTTAGGAAATGCATCCATTAATAGACTGATGGATGAAAAAAGAACGCAATTAAGAAACTTAAGTAATGCACTTGGAGCTGTTGTTGTTCAATATATAAAATTAGAAAAGGAAGGCAAATTATCTCATGAAGAAGCCGTCACAAGGGTAAAAACCACTGTAAATGCTGCACGGTATGATGGTGACAATTACTTTTTTATTGGCGATTATGATATGCGCCAGATAGTAAATCCAAAGCGACCGAAAGATGATGGTGTCATTCAAAGTTCTGCTCAGTACAAAAAATTTGTAGAAATCTCATTAAAAAATACAGGACCAGAATTCTTGTCTTATTTCACAACAAAACCTGGTTCAACAGAGAATTTTCCAAAGCTCACTTACTTAATCCCGATTCCAGAATGGAAATGGTATATTGGCACTGGTATTTATATCGATGATGTTGATAGAGCTAAAAATAATAATATAATTCAACTCGTAACAATAACAACATTTATTACAATTTTATTAATGTTTGGTGGCACTAAAATTGCAAATTATATTTCAAAACCACTGTCCAACCTTACGAATTTATTAAAAGAGTCATCTGACAAAATGGAAGAAGAATCGACTCAATTGACAAAAATGAGTGAGGATGTTGGAAAATCTTCCAATGAACAAGCAAGCTCAATTCAAGGAACCGCAGCCGCAATTTCTGAAGTAACAAGTATGATTGCAAGGACATCTACTCTTACGTTTAATTCAGAAAAATTATCACAAACTATCAATAATCGAACAGAAATGGGCAATACTGCAGTCAAAGACATGGTTTCAGCCATGGAGGCGATACAAGAAGCAGGTCAAAAACTTTCAGAAATTGAAGCTATTATTATACAAATTGAAAATAAAGCAATGATTATTAATGATATCGTTACAAAAACTGAATTGCTTTCCTTAAATGCCTCAATTGAGTCCGCTCGAGCAGGAGAACATGGGAAAGGCTTTGCTGTGGTTGCAGAAGAAGTAGGCAATTTAGCAAAAACAAGTGGGAAATCCTCGAATGAGATTAGGGATCTCCTTAATAAAAGCAGGGAAAAAGTTAAAAGCATTTTAGAATTAACCATAAGCAGAGTCACGGAAGGTCAAAGTAAAACCATAGAGGTTTCGAATATCTTTGATCAAATTATTATAGATGTAAAAGAAATCAATACACAAATGAGTCAGATTACAGAGGCTACAAAGGAACAAGAAATTGGGGTAAAGCAGATATCAGAAGCAATGACTAAAATTGATTTATCTGCAATAAACAATTTGAAGAGTGCAGAAAGTTCTATCCGATCTTCTTCTAAAGTATTAGAAATCAGTCATGCATTAAAAACGATTTCATCTAAAACTGAAGAAATTGTCCTTGGCCAGAAATAA